A stretch of the Papaver somniferum cultivar HN1 chromosome 6, ASM357369v1, whole genome shotgun sequence genome encodes the following:
- the LOC113291768 gene encoding polyphenol oxidase, chloroplastic-like, producing MASLYSLNSICNASSRGLSATPPSSFQSRNKTQISVIRKINYNYPRIIQCRANFIDRRNVLIGLGSLYGATTAGLDAQHADMAVPIGPPDLSKCGPAHLPAGAAPINCCPPPGTKIIDSQLPCPSTPLRVRRAAHLVDEKILGSLIGHPTFALPFWNWDTPAGMRFPSIFAKKGSSLYDEFRDAKHQPPYLLDLNYHLHVDPNLPAQQQCTNNLTTMYRQVVGAKTATLFLGSPHRAGEAENPGAGTIEHVSHGPVHNWVGDRTQPNLEDMGDFYSAARDPIFYAHHSNCDRMWTIWKGLGGKRKDFTDPDFLNAAFLFYDEHKQLVRVKIRDCLKQENLRYKYENVKIPWLHTKLVAPTMRNAKREISWKKAASVTKFPILLDKAIQVLVKRPNTKSRSKTDKEDKEEILIISGIELHRGDPTKFDVFINDGDEVSPESSAFAGSFTNFTQKHGRKDKKVIKTRLKLGITDILEDLYAEDDEDVIVTIVPRTSGKKKMVVTVEGINIVFASKLIILGLVNLLIVGVSLSIKYPSG from the exons ATGGCTTCTCTTTATTCTCTTAACTCCATTTGCAATGCTTCTTCCAGGGGTTTATCGGCAACCCCTCCTAGTTCCTTTCAAAGTCGAAACAAAACACAAATTTCTGTGATTAGGAAAATTAACTATAATTATCCTCGGATTATTCAGTGTAGAGCTAATTTCATTGACCGAAGAAATGTGCTTATTGGGTTAGGAAGTTTGTACGGTGCAACAACAGCTGGGTTGGATGCGCAACATGCGGATATGGCGGTACCGATAGGTCCACCTGATTTATCAAAATGTGGTCCGGCTCATCTCCCGGCTGGTGCGGCACCGATAAATTGTTGTCCCCCACCAGGCACGAAGATCATTGATTCTCAACTACCATGTCCTTCCACTCCTCTCAGGGTTCGTCGAGCTGCTCATTTAGTTGATGAGAAAATATTGGGTAGTTTAATTGGTCATCCGACTTT cgcTTTACCATTCTGGAACTGGGATACTCCGGCTGGTATGAGATTTCCATCAATCTTTGCAAAGAAGGGTTCTTCTCTTTACGACGAATTTCGTGACGCTAAACATCAACCGCCATATCTACTCGATCTAAACTACCACCTTCATGTTGATCCTAATCTCCCTGCACAACAACAGTGCACTAATAATCTTACTACGATGTACCGGCAAGTGGTAGGTGCAAAGACAGCAACGTTATTCCTAGGATCTCCACATCGAGCAGGCGAAGCAGAGAATCCTGGCGCGGGAACAATTGAGCATGTTTCGCACGGTCCTGTTCATAATTGGGTCGGAGATAGAACGCAACCTAACCTTGAAGACATGGGTGATTTCTATTCTGCAGCGAGGGATCCGATCTTCTACGCTCATCATTCGAACTGTGACCGAATGTGGACTATATGGAAAGGTTTAGGAGGGAAACGGAAGGA tttcACTGATCCTGATTTCTTGAATGCTGCTTTTCTTTTCTATGATGAACACAAACAGCTTGTGAGGGTCAAG ATTAGAGATTGTTTAAAGCAAGAAAATCTAAGATATAAGTATGAAAATGTAAAAATTCCCTGGTTGCACACGAAACTGGTGGCTCCTACCATGAGGAACGCCAAAAGGGAAATATCGTGGAAGAAGGCAGCGTCCGTGACAAAATTCCCAATATTACTTGATAAGGCAATACAAGTTTTGGTCAAAAGGCCAAACACAAAATCACGAAGCAAAACCGAcaaagaagataaagaagagatATTGATAATAAGTGGCATTGAGCTCCATAGAGGTGATCCCACAAAATTCGACGTCTTTATCAATGATGGAGACGAAGTCAGTCCCGAGTCATCTGCATTTGCTGGTAGTTTTACTAATTTTACACAAAAACACGGAAGGAAAGATAAGAAAGTGATTAAAACTCGTTTGAAATTAGGAATAACTGACATTCTTGAAGATTTATatgctgaagatgatgaagatgttatTGTTACCATAGTACCGAGGACTTCAGGAAAGAAAAAAATGGTTGTTACAGTTGAAGGTATTAATATCGTGTTTGCTTCTAAACTAATCATTTTGGGATTAGTAAATCTTTTAATTGTTGGGGTTTCTTTGTCTATCAAGTATCCAAGTGGTTAA
- the LOC113290042 gene encoding probable DNA-directed RNA polymerase I subunit RPA43, with product MEGLRTSQANLVVYIHPSKANKVSQAILRELSSLLFKYNEMFDGVVLAYDVGVRNETARILPGVHPFYGVKLRAELLLFSPKPGMLVEGKVVRIGEDSINLVVLAFSSVSIVQEDIRKDFRYKIKHGEELLASRSHKRHVIKVGSTVRFLVKSFDEEILHISGSLIPFHTGGVDWLDKNAEEGSQSERSIKRERETSKVKAGLDSGACSEDTTMNSERRRSKKSKRETEKVKRQSLIQESIEDTTVNNEQNR from the exons ATGGAGGGATTGAGAACTTCACAGGCGAATTTAGTTGTATATATACACCCTTCAAAAGCGAATAAGGTTTCTCAAGCCATTCTTCGTGAACTCAGTTCATTGCTCTTCAA GTATAATGAAATGTTTGATGGTGTTGTTTTGGCTTATGACGTAGGGGTTCGGAATGAAACTGCAAGAATTCTTCCTGGAGTCCATCCTTTCTATGGCGTAAAGTTGAGAGCCGAACTGCTACTTTTTTCTCCAAAGCCTGGCATGCTTGTAG AAGGGAAGGTGGTGAGGATTGGAGAAGACTCCATAAATCTTGTCGTCCTTGCCTTTTCTTCTGTTTCCATAGTACAGGAAGATATTCGTAAAGATTTCAGATATAAAATT AAACACGGTGAGGAATTGTTGGCCAGTAGATCTCACAAGCGACATGTGATCAAGGTTGGGAGCACAGTTCGCTTTTTAGTTAAGAG ctttgaTGAAGAAATACTACACATATCAGGATCCTTGATTCCATTCCATACTGGAGGCGTTGATTGGTTGGATAAAAATGCGGAAGAAGGTTCGCAATCAGAGAG GAGCATCAAGAGAGAAAGGGAGACTAGTAAGGTAAAGGCAGGGCTTGATTCAGGAGCCTGTAGCGAAGATACAACTATGAACAGTGAGCGACGCCGGTCAAAGAAGTCAAAAAGGGAGACTGAAAAAGTAAAAAGGCAGAGCTTGATTCAGGAGTCTATTGAAGATACAACCGTGAACAATGAGCAAAACCGTTGA
- the LOC113291769 gene encoding uncharacterized protein LOC113291769 — protein sequence MPNTTYVPSVGQAGGIVLMWKDGFCLEIVNSSSSMFHALVTNDPARGKWFLSCVYGTPYRENQTAQWEYIKNLSKLVKIPWVLIGDLNITFDMSERNTNTNSTSDEVIDLIREAELLDLGYSGNPFTWTSNSHGTGRIKSRLDRSLVNNDCLITFPDSKLLHLPIKGSDHAPILLSLYTNFADSNKTWKFFEHWLQNDTCVNEIKNAWVSNTAGFAAYIMSDKFSNTRHILSLWSKNIFGNIQGRITALQQQLEQLQHTDVRGMHTEKVLNIEKEIDSLNEVQASSYIQKSKDHYYNDLDKNTKYFHFTANQRRVRNKIDSLQVVDGTWCQDKKFYRRTSCLTVYG from the coding sequence ATGCCTAACACTACTTATGTTCCTTCAGTTGGTCAAGCTGGTGGCATCGTCCTAATGTGGAAAGATGGTTTCTGTTTAGAAATTGTTAATTCCTCCTCCAGTATGTTTCATGCTCTTGTAACAAATGACCCTGCTAGAGGAAAATGGTTTCTCTCATGTGTCTATGGCACACCTTATAGAGAAAACCAAACTGCTCAATGGGAATACATTAAAAATCTAAGTAAATTAGTAAAGATTCCTTGGGTCCTTATAGGAGATTTAAATATCACTTTTGATATGTCTGAGAGAAATACAAACACAAATTCTACCTCTGATGAAGTTATTGATCTTATTAGAGAAGCTGAATTGTTGGATTTAGGCTATAGTGGAAACCCTTTTACTTGGACTAGTAATAGTCATGGAACTGGTAGAATCAAATCCAGACTAGATAGATCTCTAGTTAATAATGATTGCCTTATAACTTTCCCAGATTCCAAACTTCTCCATCTTCCTATAAAAGGTTCAGACCATGCTCCTATTTTGCTGTCTTTGTATACTAATTTTGCAGATTCAAATAAAACATGGAAATTCTTTGAACATTGGCTGCAAAATGACACCTGTGTAAATGAAATCAAGAATGCTTGGGTATCAAATACTGCAGGATTTGCAGCTTATATAATGTCTGATAAATTTTCAAACACTAGACATATTTTATCACTGTGgagtaaaaatatttttggaaatataCAAGGAAGAATTACAGCACTGCAACAACAACTAGAACAACTGCAACATACAGATGTTCGAGGCATGCATACTGAAAAGGTTTTAAACATTGAGAAGGAAATTGACTCACTAAATGAAGTACAAGCCTCCTCTTATATACAGAAGTCAAAGGATCATTATTACAATGATTTGGACAAGAACACCAAGTATTTCCATTTCACAGCAAACCAGAGAAGGGTGAGAAACAAAATAGACTCTCTACAAGTTGTCGATGGCACATGGTGTCAAGATAAAAAATTCTATAGAAGAACTTCTTGTCtcactgtttatgggtga